A genomic segment from Bosea sp. OAE506 encodes:
- a CDS encoding UDP-2,3-diacylglucosamine diphosphatase → MSDEDDAKQVRSIFISDLHLGTRGAQADLVLEFLRAYDAPQIYLVGDIIDGWRLKSGWYFPQSHNDVIQKLLRKVRKGSKLVYVTGNHDDFLRDFTGLQFGGITIVDEVIHETADGKRLLVIHGDLFDLVVRNAKWLALLGDWAYTLALASNTVVNKVRRLLNLPHWSLSAWAKNKVKNAISYIGEFETCLAAEARRHQADGVVCGHIHHAAFREIEGLTYINTGDWVESCTAVIEHHDGRFEMIRWPQGRLKGQTAIPVVVPARPAPVPALVEAA, encoded by the coding sequence ATGAGCGACGAGGACGACGCGAAGCAGGTTCGCAGCATCTTCATTTCGGACCTGCATCTCGGTACGCGCGGGGCGCAGGCCGATCTGGTGCTGGAATTCCTGCGCGCCTACGACGCCCCGCAGATCTATCTGGTCGGCGACATCATCGACGGCTGGCGGCTGAAGAGCGGCTGGTACTTCCCGCAGTCGCACAACGACGTCATCCAGAAGCTGCTGCGCAAGGTCCGCAAGGGCTCGAAGCTGGTCTATGTCACCGGCAATCACGACGACTTCCTGCGCGATTTCACCGGCCTCCAGTTCGGCGGCATCACCATCGTCGACGAGGTCATCCACGAGACGGCGGACGGCAAGCGTCTGCTCGTCATCCATGGCGACCTGTTCGACCTCGTCGTGCGCAACGCCAAATGGCTCGCGCTGCTGGGCGACTGGGCCTACACGCTGGCGCTCGCCTCCAACACCGTCGTCAACAAGGTGCGGCGGCTGCTCAACCTGCCGCACTGGTCGCTTTCGGCCTGGGCCAAGAACAAGGTCAAGAACGCGATCAGCTATATCGGCGAGTTCGAGACCTGCCTTGCTGCCGAGGCGCGCCGGCACCAGGCCGACGGCGTCGTCTGCGGCCATATCCACCATGCCGCCTTCCGCGAGATCGAAGGGCTCACCTACATCAATACCGGCGACTGGGTCGAAAGCTGCACGGCCGTGATCGAGCATCACGACGGCCGCTTCGAGATGATCCGCTGGCCGCAGGGGCGCCTGAAGGGGCAGACGGCGATTCCCGTGGTCGTCCCGGCCCGGCCGGCTCCGGTTCCGGCGCTGGTGGAAGCCGCCTGA
- a CDS encoding glycosyltransferase family 1 protein produces MRVMIATDAWRPQINGVVRSLERMAEAGPDFGVTTKMLTPDGFRQIGLPSYPDIRIALATQRAIAERITDFAPDHVHIATEGPIGWLARAVCLAQKRVFTTSYHTRFPQYVVARWPIPESWSYGFLRRFHGPAAAVMVSTATVEAELRQHGFGNIVRWGRGVDLSLFHPRPQSVLDLPRPIFLSVGRVAVEKNLDAFLSLRLPGSKVVVGDGPARADLQRAYPDAVFLGTQEGEELAAIYASSDVFVFPSLTDTFGIVLLEAAASGLPVAAFPVQGPRDVFAGSGAAVLHEDLRAAALQALRIPRETCLDLAGRHSWQASAAQFYGHIRRVARPHVAPDATAFASVCAAEGRERHHLTA; encoded by the coding sequence ATGCGGGTGATGATCGCGACGGATGCCTGGCGTCCGCAGATCAACGGCGTGGTGCGCTCGCTCGAGCGCATGGCGGAGGCGGGGCCGGATTTCGGCGTCACCACGAAGATGCTGACGCCGGACGGCTTCCGCCAGATCGGTCTGCCGAGCTATCCCGATATCCGGATCGCGCTGGCGACGCAGCGCGCCATCGCCGAACGCATCACCGATTTCGCGCCCGACCATGTCCATATTGCGACCGAGGGGCCGATCGGCTGGCTCGCCCGCGCCGTCTGCCTCGCGCAGAAGCGGGTCTTCACGACGAGCTACCACACCCGCTTCCCGCAATATGTCGTGGCGCGCTGGCCGATCCCGGAAAGCTGGAGCTACGGCTTCCTGCGGCGCTTCCATGGGCCGGCCGCTGCGGTGATGGTCTCGACAGCGACCGTCGAGGCGGAGCTGCGCCAGCACGGCTTCGGCAACATCGTGCGCTGGGGGCGCGGCGTCGATCTCTCGCTGTTCCATCCGCGGCCGCAGAGCGTGCTCGACCTGCCGCGCCCGATCTTCCTCAGCGTCGGCCGCGTCGCGGTCGAGAAGAACCTCGATGCCTTCCTTTCGCTGCGGCTGCCGGGCAGCAAGGTCGTGGTTGGCGACGGGCCGGCGCGGGCCGACCTGCAGCGCGCCTATCCCGATGCGGTGTTCCTCGGCACGCAGGAGGGGGAGGAACTGGCCGCCATCTACGCCTCCTCCGACGTCTTCGTCTTTCCGAGCCTGACCGACACCTTCGGCATCGTGCTGCTGGAGGCGGCGGCGAGCGGGCTTCCGGTCGCGGCCTTCCCGGTCCAGGGTCCGCGCGACGTCTTCGCCGGCAGCGGCGCGGCGGTGCTGCATGAGGATCTGCGCGCGGCGGCGCTGCAGGCGCTGCGCATTCCGCGCGAGACCTGCCTCGACCTCGCGGGGCGCCACAGCTGGCAGGCCAGCGCGGCGCAGTTTTACGGCCATATCCGGCGCGTGGCGCGGCCCCATGTAGCGCCGGACGCTACAGCCTTCGCGAGCGTGTGTGCCGCGGAAGGCCGGGAGCGGCACCATCTGACGGCTTGA
- a CDS encoding cation:proton antiporter, with amino-acid sequence MAATVDPSVYKDAAVVLATAGVIVPFAKSFKINSVVAFIACGALLGPFGLGGLVSSIPLLSTITVSSPEALAGPAELGVAFLLFVIGLELSFERLKTMRRLVFGLGLGQIVLSAAAIGGVAYALGQPTTAALIIGFGLALSSTAMVVELLSAKKRMTSSAGRASFAVLISQDIAVVPLLFLVSVLGAQGGGGSLLAGLAQALLQAFAAIALIVLVGGRALRPLFRLVASTDSSESFMAATLLIALGTGMIAAAAGLSMGLGAFIAGLLLAETEYRRAIEVTIEPFKSLLIGVFFLTVGMGVNPAEIAAHPFAILGIAVGLFAAKSLLVFGLARMLRLSKATALETAIMIGPGGEFAFVLLNGAVAAKLLDQAPASLVLASVSLTMIALPLLARLARSLARTLAVPVALPDEAKILPPDDHSARALVVGGGRVGQLVASMLEEHKQPYIVIDADPTLISAQRRAGRPAFYGDATRPDFLRLCGVMEATTLIVTIDNPRAVDAIVQAARQLRPDLVIVARARDSDHARHLYRIGVNDAVPETIEASLQLSEAALVGLGVPMGFVIASIHERRDGFRALLKPSDGAAPGLPRHTRSRRL; translated from the coding sequence TTGGCCGCGACCGTCGACCCTTCCGTCTACAAGGATGCTGCCGTGGTGCTCGCGACGGCGGGCGTCATCGTGCCCTTCGCCAAGAGCTTCAAGATCAACTCGGTCGTCGCCTTCATCGCCTGCGGCGCGCTCCTCGGTCCGTTCGGCCTGGGTGGGCTCGTCTCCTCGATCCCGCTGCTCAGCACCATCACCGTCTCTAGCCCCGAGGCCCTCGCCGGCCCCGCGGAACTCGGTGTCGCCTTCCTGCTGTTCGTGATCGGGCTCGAACTCTCCTTCGAGCGCCTCAAGACCATGCGCCGCCTGGTCTTCGGGCTCGGGCTCGGCCAGATCGTCCTGTCGGCGGCGGCGATCGGCGGCGTCGCCTACGCGCTGGGCCAACCGACGACGGCGGCGCTGATCATCGGCTTCGGCCTGGCCCTGTCCTCGACGGCGATGGTCGTCGAGCTCCTCTCGGCCAAGAAACGGATGACCTCCTCGGCCGGCCGCGCGAGCTTCGCCGTGCTGATCAGCCAGGACATCGCGGTCGTGCCCCTGCTCTTCCTGGTCAGCGTGCTCGGCGCGCAGGGCGGCGGCGGCTCCTTGCTCGCGGGCCTCGCCCAGGCCCTGCTGCAGGCCTTCGCCGCCATCGCCTTGATCGTGCTGGTCGGCGGGCGGGCGCTGCGGCCGCTGTTCCGCCTCGTCGCCTCGACCGATTCCTCCGAGAGCTTCATGGCGGCGACGCTGCTGATCGCGCTCGGAACCGGCATGATCGCCGCCGCGGCTGGTCTCTCCATGGGGCTGGGCGCCTTCATCGCCGGGCTCCTGCTGGCCGAGACCGAATACCGCCGCGCCATCGAGGTCACGATCGAGCCGTTCAAGTCGCTGCTGATCGGCGTTTTCTTCCTCACGGTCGGCATGGGCGTGAACCCGGCCGAGATCGCGGCCCATCCCTTTGCCATCCTCGGCATCGCGGTTGGCCTCTTCGCCGCGAAATCGCTGCTCGTCTTCGGCCTTGCCCGGATGCTGCGCCTGTCGAAGGCCACCGCGCTCGAAACCGCCATCATGATCGGGCCGGGCGGAGAGTTCGCCTTCGTCCTGCTCAATGGCGCGGTTGCCGCGAAGTTGCTGGATCAGGCGCCGGCGAGCCTGGTTCTCGCCAGTGTCTCCCTGACGATGATCGCCCTGCCGCTGCTCGCCCGCCTCGCGCGCAGCCTGGCCCGGACGCTGGCCGTGCCCGTGGCGTTGCCCGACGAGGCGAAGATCCTGCCGCCCGACGACCATTCGGCGCGCGCGCTCGTCGTCGGCGGGGGGCGCGTCGGCCAGCTCGTCGCCAGCATGCTGGAGGAGCACAAGCAGCCCTATATCGTGATCGACGCCGACCCGACGCTGATTTCAGCCCAGCGCCGCGCCGGCCGCCCGGCCTTCTACGGCGATGCGACGCGGCCCGATTTCCTGCGCCTCTGCGGCGTCATGGAAGCGACGACGCTCATCGTCACCATCGACAATCCCCGCGCGGTCGATGCGATCGTCCAGGCGGCGCGGCAGTTGCGGCCCGATCTCGTCATCGTCGCCCGCGCACGCGATTCCGACCATGCGCGCCATCTCTACCGGATCGGCGTCAACGATGCGGTGCCCGAGACGATCGAGGCCAGCCTGCAGCTTTCGGAAGCCGCACTGGTGGGGCTCGGCGTACCCATGGGTTTCGTGATCGCCTCGATCCACGAGCGGCGGGACGGCTTCCGCGCGCTGCTCAAGCCGTCAGATGGTGCCGCTCCCGGCCTTCCGCGGCACACACGCTCGCGAAGGCTGTAG
- a CDS encoding MoxR family ATPase, whose product MRFTGTENYVATEDLTVAVNAAIRLQRPLLVKGEPGTGKTVLAEEIAAALGAPLITWHVKSTTKAQQGLYEYDAVSRLRDSQLGDPRVSDIANYIRRGKLWEAFVAPVRPVLLIDEIDKADIEFPNDLLLELDRMEFHVYETGETVRAEQRPVIIITSNNEKELPDAFLRRCFFHYIRFPDAQTMQAIVEVHFPGIKKRLMEEALKLFFEVREVPGLKKKPSTSELLDWLKLLVADEMTPEMLRERDPRKLIPPLHGALLKNEQDVSLFEKLAFMTRREGR is encoded by the coding sequence ATGCGTTTCACCGGCACCGAGAACTATGTCGCCACCGAGGACCTGACGGTGGCGGTCAATGCCGCGATCCGGCTGCAGCGACCGCTGCTGGTCAAGGGCGAGCCCGGCACCGGCAAGACGGTTCTGGCCGAGGAGATCGCGGCCGCGCTGGGCGCGCCGCTGATCACCTGGCACGTCAAGTCGACGACCAAGGCGCAGCAGGGCCTGTACGAATACGACGCAGTCAGCCGCCTGCGCGACAGCCAGCTCGGCGACCCCCGCGTCTCGGACATCGCCAACTACATCCGGCGCGGCAAGCTCTGGGAGGCCTTCGTCGCTCCGGTGCGGCCGGTGCTGCTAATCGACGAGATCGACAAGGCCGATATCGAATTTCCCAACGACCTTCTGCTCGAGCTCGACCGCATGGAGTTCCATGTCTACGAGACCGGTGAAACGGTGCGGGCAGAGCAGCGGCCCGTGATCATCATCACCTCCAACAACGAGAAGGAGCTACCCGACGCGTTTCTGCGGCGCTGCTTCTTCCACTACATCCGCTTCCCCGACGCGCAGACGATGCAGGCTATCGTCGAGGTGCATTTCCCCGGCATCAAGAAGCGGCTGATGGAGGAGGCGCTGAAGCTGTTCTTCGAGGTGCGCGAGGTGCCCGGCCTGAAGAAGAAGCCCTCGACCTCGGAGCTGCTCGACTGGCTCAAGCTGCTCGTCGCCGACGAGATGACGCCGGAGATGCTGCGCGAGCGTGATCCCCGCAAGCTGATCCCGCCGCTGCACGGCGCGCTTTTGAAGAACGAGCAGGACGTCTCGCTTTTCGAGAAGCTGGCGTTCATGACCCGGCGCGAGGGGCGCTGA